GACACGGCGCTCTTCCCCCTCGCGTCCGCCGAGCTGACCCCGCAGGCGAAGGAGATCGTGCATAAGGTCGGCCTGATCCTGCTGCAGACATCGAACTATATCAGGATCGAGGGCCATACCGACAACCTGCCGATCCACAACGCCCGTTTCCCGTCAAACTGGGAGCTTTCGGTGGCCCGCTCCTGCAGCGTGGTCCAGGAGCTGATCCGCGACCTGCACTTCCCGCCCGAGAGGCTTTCGGCCACCGGGTACGGCGAGTACCGCCCGGTGGCGACCAACGACACCCCCGAAGGGCGCCAGCAGAACCGGCGGGTCGATTTCATCATCCTGCGCAGCAAGTACGAAGGCGCCGAGCCCCATTCTACGGCCCCCGTACCGCTCCCCGGCACCGTACCCTAGAACACACCAACGGGACTTCCGGCGGGCTTGCATACGGCGGCGGACCGTGGTAAAATTAAATGTGCAACGGGCGATTAGCTCAGGGGGAGAGCGCTTGACTCACATTCAAGAGGTCGCTGGTTCGATCCCAGCATCGCCCACCAATAACGGCAAGGGTTAGCGGGTTTAGGACCCGTTACGAGAAGCGGTTGCCCACGAGATGTTCACGAAGCAACCGGCTTTATCGGCCAGGAGTAGTCGGTATCTGCTCCTGGCCTTTT
The sequence above is a segment of the Thermoanaerobacterales bacterium genome. Coding sequences within it:
- a CDS encoding flagellar motor protein MotB, whose amino-acid sequence is MALHRRQGQQHGSKASQDRWLITYADLITLLLIFFVVMYAMSKVDASKFRAIAESLTKALGGAGMVLDYPGVTVAPGVGVTGQDSPSIQNKQEGLMLEKIQSQLEQLIKEQGLQARLSVRSEERGIVLSIQDTALFPLASAELTPQAKEIVHKVGLILLQTSNYIRIEGHTDNLPIHNARFPSNWELSVARSCSVVQELIRDLHFPPERLSATGYGEYRPVATNDTPEGRQQNRRVDFIILRSKYEGAEPHSTAPVPLPGTVP